The DNA window GTCGGCTCCTGCTCGTCGACGGACGCACGATTCTGATCAGTTCCGAACGGGGAATCACGATCGACGAAACCGATAGCGAAAAAGCGGTCTTCGGGCGCGGGTTCGACAACGGTATCGTGATCATCGCCCGCCGATTGATGGCGACGGGATTAGGGACAGCCGGTAGTCTACCGATGGCCGACGAACGGTGACGGCGCTCGGGGGGATAGTTCCGCTACCGCCGTCGATATTCTTCGATATTTCATTCGTCCCCCGGCGACCCGTCCCATCGGGCGGTCACTTCCCCGTTACTCCGGACAGTGACCCGACAGTCGTCGTACGTGAACGAAACCCTATTGAGGGTGTCGAACCGGCTCGCTATCTCCGGGTCGATGATTTGGTCTATTGCTTCCGGGTCTATGTGCTCGTACAGCGGGGCGAGTTCGTTTGCATCGCTGTTCTTTACGTCGCTGATTACCTCGGCGACGGCGATGCTCGGTGCCACGGAGGTCCAATCGTACCGTCTCACCTCGACGATTTCTTCGGTATCATCGGTATCGGCCGATGATTCCTCTCCACTCATTACTATGTGCCACTACACGGTTCCTTGTTATAAACATAGTGTGATGATGTGAGTAAACGATGCTTCGTTTCCGAGCGCGACCACTCTCTAATCCGCCTGAACGGGTTGCGAAGGTGGTTTCAATGTCGGGTTCTCAGTGTCGAATATGAGCAATCGCGGAACGGAACTTCGTCTCGCCACGCGAGGGTCCGACCTCGCAATCCGACAGTCTGGGGAGGTAAAGGCGGCACTGGAAGACCGCCGGTTCTCGGTCGAACTGGTCGAAGTGGAGACGACGGGTGATCAACTGGACGACGCACTCATAACGGAACTCGGGAAAACGGGCGCGTTCGTCCGTAATCTGGACCAAGAGGTGCTTGACGAGGAGGTGGACGGCGCGATTCACTCCATGAAGGACATGCCGACCGACCACCCGGACGAACTGGTCGTCGCGGCCGTCCCCGAGCGTGCGAGCGCGAACGACGTGCTCGTGACGCCGGACGGAAAGCCCATCGACGCGCTCCCGGATGGTGCCGTCGTCGGCACGTCCAGCCTTCGACGGAAGGCCCAACTGCTGAACTTCCGCCCCGACCTCACCGTCAAACCGCTCCGCGGCAACGTCGATACGCGAATCGAGAAACTGCTTGCCCCGGTCCTTCAGGCCGAACACGAGGAGCGAACCGAGGAGGAAAAGGAGCGAAAGGGCCACGTCGGGAAGAAAGACAGCTACGAGTTCCCGTACGACAAGACCATCGACGAGTGGTTCAACGACCTCTCGGAGGTCGAGCGTCGCGCGCTCGAACGCGACATCGAAACCGAATACGACGGCATCGTCCTCGCCGAAGCGGGCCTCCAACGGAGCGGCCTCGCCCATCACGTCGAGTACGACCGACTGCCGCCCAAGCAGTTCGTCCCCGCGCCGGGACAGGGCGCGCTGGCGGTCATGACGTTGGACGGCGAACTCGCACAGGACCTGCACACGGTTCTCGACCACCCGCGAACGCGGGTCGAAACGACCGTCGAGCGGACGATTCTCCGCGAACTGAACGGCGGCTGTATCGCCCCCATCGGCGTTCACAGCATCATTCAGGGCGAAAACGTCCACGTCGAGGCGCAGGTGTTCAGTCAGGACGGCTCCGAGGTCATCTCGATAAAGCGCGACGTGCCGGTCGAAACGCACGTCACCGGCGCGAAGAAGGTGGCAGAAGAGCTCGCGGACCGCGGTGCCCGCGACCTCATCGCGGCGGCGCGCGAGGGGAGCGAATGAAGGTCGCCGTCTTCCGCCCGGACGACGAACGCCTCGACGAGGCGGTGGACCTGCTCGAATCGCTCGGTGCCGACCCCGTTCCCGACCCGATGCTCGCGGTCCGCCCGACCGATAACGCCCCGCAACACGCGGAGTACGTCGTCCTGACGAGCAAGACCGGCGTCGAACTCGCCCACGAGGCCGGGTGGAGTCCGGACGGTGCGACCGTCTGTGCCATCGGCGAGCGCACCGCCGCGACGCTCCGCGAGTACGGCTACGACGTGGATATCGTCCCCGATGAGTTCTCTTCGCGGGGATTGGTCGCAACCCTCGCCGACCGCGTGGACGGCAAATCGGTCGAGGTCGCACGGAGCGACCACGGGAGCGAGGTGCTGACCGACGGTCTCGCGGACGCCGGTGCGGACGTTCACGAAACGGTGCTGTACGAACTCGTCCGTCCCGGGGGGTCGGGTCGCTCGGCGGAACTCGCCGCGGACGGCGACCTCGACGCCGCGCTGTTCACGTCCTCGCTCACCGTGTACCACTTCCTCGACGCCGCCGAGGAACGCGGAATCCGAGCGGAGGCCGTGGACGGTCTCGAAGACGCGACCGTCGGTGCCATCGGCGACCCGACGCACGATACCGCCAGCGAACTGGACATCCGCGTCGATGTCGTCCCGGAAACGGCCTCCTTCGACCGGTTGGCGCGCGAAGCGGTCGAACGCATTACCGACGGTGGCGACGAGGCTGAAGTTTAAACCGGAAGCCGTGACAAGGA is part of the Haladaptatus paucihalophilus DX253 genome and encodes:
- a CDS encoding HalOD1 output domain-containing protein translates to MSGEESSADTDDTEEIVEVRRYDWTSVAPSIAVAEVISDVKNSDANELAPLYEHIDPEAIDQIIDPEIASRFDTLNRVSFTYDDCRVTVRSNGEVTARWDGSPGDE
- the hemC gene encoding hydroxymethylbilane synthase; this translates as MSNRGTELRLATRGSDLAIRQSGEVKAALEDRRFSVELVEVETTGDQLDDALITELGKTGAFVRNLDQEVLDEEVDGAIHSMKDMPTDHPDELVVAAVPERASANDVLVTPDGKPIDALPDGAVVGTSSLRRKAQLLNFRPDLTVKPLRGNVDTRIEKLLAPVLQAEHEERTEEEKERKGHVGKKDSYEFPYDKTIDEWFNDLSEVERRALERDIETEYDGIVLAEAGLQRSGLAHHVEYDRLPPKQFVPAPGQGALAVMTLDGELAQDLHTVLDHPRTRVETTVERTILRELNGGCIAPIGVHSIIQGENVHVEAQVFSQDGSEVISIKRDVPVETHVTGAKKVAEELADRGARDLIAAAREGSE
- a CDS encoding uroporphyrinogen-III synthase: MKVAVFRPDDERLDEAVDLLESLGADPVPDPMLAVRPTDNAPQHAEYVVLTSKTGVELAHEAGWSPDGATVCAIGERTAATLREYGYDVDIVPDEFSSRGLVATLADRVDGKSVEVARSDHGSEVLTDGLADAGADVHETVLYELVRPGGSGRSAELAADGDLDAALFTSSLTVYHFLDAAEERGIRAEAVDGLEDATVGAIGDPTHDTASELDIRVDVVPETASFDRLAREAVERITDGGDEAEV